Proteins co-encoded in one Malus domestica chromosome 09, GDT2T_hap1 genomic window:
- the LOC103444423 gene encoding transcription factor GTE4, with protein MASGPTVGEGDGAREKQRFTESKVYTRKAFKGPKKNNIINNANADANTNTDSTATSLAAPSAPAATPTTTKDNNINGKENIINNNKKDSNINENEKGINENKKNSNINVNEKDSNNVGNEKDSSNVGNEKDSSNVGNEKDSSNVGNEKDSNNVGNEKDTNNVENQKDSNNDENKNTNSENKHNGNNDENSTQPPAQTVLSGDGNSAQQQLLISQSGAAASDDSSSLNRQEPAVTAVEAVLEATIEQESRNSPAENGVVKPTSDSRIKLNFASRSKQDKRKLRRKLESELDLVRSLVKRIEAKQGQIGGVSLSHISVNDGANSAGGGLRRVNSEVASVGVPREPTRPLHQLSISVLENSQGMSDIVEKEKRTPKANQFYRNSEFLLAKDKIPPAESNKKSKSNGKKHGGGELGQGFGGMGSKFFKSCSSLLEKLMKHKHGWVFNEPVDAAKLGLHDYHIIIKHPMDLGTIKSRLNKNWYKSPKEFAEDVRLTFHNAMTYNPQGQDVHVMAEQLSRIFEDRWAIIESDYNREMRFGYDYGVNLPTPTPRKAPLLPPPPLDMRRILDRSESISHHADPKPKPMTITPRTPAPKKPKAKDPHKRDMTYDEKQKLSTQLQSLPSEKLDAIVQIIKRRNSSLFQHDDEIEVDIDSVDTETLWELDRFVTNYKKSLSKHKRKAEMQARAEAEQNVQQQTQAPVAAEVPKQPKTDERIVSSSTPIQGDNQGDNRSRSSSSSSSSSDSGSSSSDSDSDSSSASGSDAGSPRT; from the exons ATGGCTTCAGGGCCTACAGTAGGAGAAGGTGATGGAGCCAGAGAGAAACAGAGGTTCACGGAGAGCAAGGTCTATACTCGAAAAGCTTTCAAAGGCCCCAAGAAGAACAACATCATCAACAACGCCAACGCCGACGCCAACACAAATACTGACTCAACCGCCACTTCCTTAGCCGCCCCCTCCGCCCCTGCCGCCACCCCAACCACCACCAAGGACAACAACATCAACGGGAAGGAGAACATCATCAACAATAACAAGAAGGACAGCAACATCAACGAGAACGAGAAGGGCATCAACGAGAACAAGAAAAACAGCAACATCAACGTGAACGAGAAGGACAGCAACAACGTCGGGAACGAGAAGGACAGCAGCAACGTCGGGAACGAGAAGGACAGCAGCAACGTCGGGAACGAGAAGGACAGCAGCAACGTCGGGAACGAGAAGGACAGCAACAACGTCGGGAACGAGAAGGACACCAACAACGTCGAGAACCAGAAGGACAGCAACAACGATGAAAACAAGAACACCAATAGTGAGAACAAGCATAACGGGAATAATGATGAGAATTCCACTCAGCCTCCGGCTCAGACTGTGCTGTCTGGGGATGGGAATTCCGCTCAGCAGCAGCTGCTCATTTCACAGTCTGGTGCTGCTGCCTCTGATGACTCCTCGAGCCTGAACCGGCAAGAACCCGCGGTGACAGCAGTAGAGGCAGTGTTAGAGGCAACTATTGAGCAAGAAAGTCGGAATTCACCTGCAGAGAATGGGGTGGTCAAGCCGACTTCAGATAGCCGAATTAAGCTTAATTTTGCTTCAAGGTCGAAGCAGGACAAGCGGAAGCTACGAAGGAAGCTTGAGAGCGAGCTTGATTTGGTGCGGAGTTTGGTGAAGAGGATTGAAGCCAAACAGGGGCAGATTGGTGGGGTTAGTCTCTCCCATATTTCAGTGAATGATGGGGCGAATAGTGCAGGTGGAGGACTGAGGCGGGTTAACTCTGAGGTTGCTTCTGTAGGTGTTCCTCGAGAGCCTACCAGGCCTTTGCATCAGCTGAGTATATCCGTGTTAGAGAATAGTCAAGGAATGAGTGATATTgtggagaaagagaagagaacCCCCAAGGCGAACCAGTTCTATCGTAATTCTGAGTTTTTGCTGGCCAAGGATAAGATTCCACCTGCTGAGAGTAACAAGAAGTCGAAATCGAATGGGAAAAAACATGGTGGAGGAGAATTGGGGCAAGGGTTTGGTGGGATGGGAAGCAAGTTTTTCAAGAGTTGCAGTTCTTTGCTTGAAAAATTGATGAAACACAAGCATGGTTGGGTGTTTAATGAACCTGTTGATGCTGCAAAGCTTGGTTTGCACGATTATCATATCATTATCAAGCATCCAATGGACTTGGGTACCATTAAGTCGAGGTTGAACAAGAATTGGTACAAGTCTCCGAAAGAATTTGCGGAGGATGTGAGACTTACATTTCACAATGCCATGACCTATAACCCCCAAGGGCAGGATGTTCATGTCATGGCAGAGCAATTATCCAGAATATTTGAGGACAGGTGGGCTATCATAGAGTCAGATTACAATCGTGAGATGAGGTTTGGATATGATTATGGGGTTAATCTTCCAACACCTACACCGAGAAAGGCACCTCTGCTGCCACCACCTCCTCTTGATATGCGAAGGATTTTGGACAGGTCCGAGTCCATTTCTCATCACGCTGATCCGAAGCCAAAACCCATGACTATTACTCCTAGGACCCCCGCTCCTAAGAAGCCCAAGGCTAAAGATCCTCATAAAAGGGACATGACTTATGACGAAAAGCAAAAGCTTAGCACCCAACTCCAGAGTCTGCCTTCAGAGAAGCTGGATGCCATTGTACAGATTATAAAGAGGAGGAATTCATCACTCTTCCAGCATGATGATGAAATTGAAGTGGACATAGATAGCGTCGATACCGAGACCCTGTGGGAGCTGGACAGGTTTGTAACCAACTACAAGAAGAGTTTGAGCAAACACAAGCGAAAAGCTGAAATGCAAGCCAGAGCAGAAGCTGAGCAGAATGTCCAGCAGCAG ACCCAGGCCCCAGTTGCAGCAGAGGTTCCGAAACAACCTAAAACCG ATGAAAGGATTGTTTCCTCTTCAACACCCATTCAAGGGGATAACCAGGGTGATAATAGGAGTAGGTCGAGTAGTTCAAGCAGCTCCAGCAGTGATTCTGGATCTTCCTCCAGTG ACTCAGATAGTGATAGTTCGTCAGCATCTGGATCGGATGCGGGGTCGCCTAGGACTtaa